In Mauremys reevesii isolate NIE-2019 linkage group 9, ASM1616193v1, whole genome shotgun sequence, the genomic stretch AGCCCAGAGGACCCACCCCTCGGAGAACCACCCCCACAGCCATGCCACTAACCCCAGGTAActaccacccccccaccccaagaacCACCTTCTCCAGGTAAACTGAAGGAACCTATACCCACAGCCATACCATCATCCCCACACGGGAATAAAGGAACCCAACCCCATATCTCCTTGGGGGGAACAACCCAAGAAGGAAATTAAGGGAGCCCTGTCCCCATAGTGCTCTTAAATATGGACTCCTCAGGAGAACTAAGGGATCCCACCCTCATCCGGACACCACCCAAGGGAGCTGTTCCCCCACATAGCCCTTACAGATGGACCCTGTGGTTGAGGAACCCAACCAAACTCCCATCCCCAGCCTAGTAACTCATGGATTTACTTTTCCCACTGAGGctgcattttattttctcttctttttaaatTCTCATCCTATTCacttttgatctttttttttttttatcttcccCAAAACTGATTGCTGCTTCTTAAAGGTGCTGTCACAGGTGGTGCTGTGAGTCACACAGTTGGTGCTATTCTTCTATCTGGGTCAATGCTGAGCCAAGGCCCCAGCACACCATTGGGGGGCACTAAACTGCTAGAAGTGTCTCCTTTCACTTCACAGAATAGCATATTTATGTGTGTTCATTTGTATGGCTGTGTCTTATATTTTTATGTGCCAGGTTTAAGGAAAGGATTGTTACTTTAAGCAGCAGTGTCCCCACTGGAATGTTACTAGCACTAGAATGTTGCTATGGGTGCTCACCTAGAACCAAAACAAGGTTTATTGGGGTGGGATTCCATGGTAGCAAGTCTTGTGCAGTCTGAGGGATACCTTGAAAACAATGGCTATGTAATAATGATGTTGAGAGAGTAACTGTCAAGAAGCCAACATGTAGATATTAAAGATGTTAACAGTGCTATGAGAGAATATTTGTCTTGTCCTAATTCTCATTTCACATTGATTTTACACCTATGTCATGTCTTCGCTTTCCTTCTGTAAATCTGCAAGTGTTGTCTATTCTTTAGGCCTATTCCTGTGTCAAGTGCAGTCAGTGTCAAAAATCTCATTTACTTCAATAGTGCAAGTAAAGTGTGTatgttgtgtgtgtttgcagtTTGCTTTTAAGTACTAATTTAAGTGTATACTATAATGTTCATTCAGAGATCTGGATGGGATTCTTACATTCGTGTATGTTTATACATTCATAATCTAATCAATCTATTTTGGATATTTCTGATGCTCCTTTCTTCATAGTATCAATGTCGGCTACTGACTGTAGAGAAAATCTGTCATTCAAGAGCACATGAAATGAGAACAGGAGATGGAGAAACAAACAGTTGGGACTAGCCTGTGGCAGAAAATTGAGGAGAAAACATTTGTCCCAGTCAAACCATTGGATTAGCTGACGGTTTGTTCTGGGACAATCTGTTTGATATTCACATTGTGTTATTTCTACATTCTCTCCTGGTGATAAGACACAGGTTCCTGCTTACACACCCATTCCCAACATATCCCATTTGAACACACACAGCAGCTGCCTATTATGAAATGCTAATCAACATCAATTACATTGCTTGTATGTGATGGTATAAAGTGTAGCCAAAATTAATCAAGATGGATCTTAGACTACACGTGCCCATTTTTTAATGCTATCTATTTCTGATTTGGTAACAAGATGGAGGCCAGATATTGTGAGGCTGTACTGGAGTCTGTTTCCTTTCTCCAAAAGtattttccttgttttctttttcttgttctcTCAGATATCACATTGGCAGGACTGTGTGTCAAGGTGGATCCTTCAGTTCCTTTTTGTAGAATGGgcctatttcttttttttaatccaaaggGTGTAATTGATTTTTTTGGTCAAGGAAAAGTTTCACATTATCTACCTTTGCCTATTTATTGATCTGAAAAAGGCTTTTGGGAACAAGCCAATGTAAGGCTATGAAGGAGAATGAGGATGTGTAACTTCAGCCTCACTGGAGGAGTGAGTCAGGTGGGTGTGTATTGTGACACAAAAGGGTCCACATGGCTAGCAACAAGTAATCAAGAGTCAGAGGTGGGAGGACATGGAGAAATGGAGAGAGGAGAAAGGGAGCCAGAAGAATGCAGAACAGGAGGGAAGAGCCCGAGTGGACATTATGGAGATGAATGGAGGAACTCAGGAGAGGTGTATGGAGCAAGAAGGGGGAGCTTGGGAGGAGGTCATGCAGCAGGCTGGGGGAACCCGAGGACAGATCATGGAGCTGGATGGAAGACTCCAGGAGGAAATCACAGAGTCAGCTATGGGAGCTCAAAGGAAGATCATGGAGCTGGATGGAAGAGCCTGGGAGGAAGTcacagagcaggctgggggaacCCGAGGGAAGATCATGGAGTTGGGTGGAAGAGCCCAGGCAGAGGTCATGGAGCAGGCTGGAGGAGACAAAGGAAAGATGATGGAGCTGGATGGAGGAGCCCAGGTGGAAGTCACAGAGCTGGATGGAGGAGCCCAGGCAGAGGTCACTGAGCAGGCTCGGGAAGGCCAGGAAGTGGGCATGAAGTTAGTGAAGGACCTGTTGGCAGTGGTTGCCACTTCTGCTCTTCCCCAAAATGAGAAGACAGAATTGGAGTTTGTGACCCTACAGTTTATGATAGGGGGTAATGTACACCTGGTCGGGGAATTGCTGAGCCACCACACAGTGGAAGAGTTCCAACAGGAAGTGTTTGCTAGGTTCCCCATACCAGCATTCCGCGTGACTAGCACTGTGGCCTGTAATCAAGCGACCAGCCGCAGGGCTGAGAGAGGCCTCTCACTCCATGAACTTGGCTGTTCCGGGCAACAGGACAGAATCTACTCACAGCTTATCTTCTTCCTGTGCAGAGCCTCCTCTTTGACAGGCTGGGTGGGGCTAGACCGATTGCTGGAGATGCTACAACAGCTGAAGCACTGTATCTACTATATCCCAGTGGCCCTGGTTGGGGTGATTGTGCAAGAAGACCCAGAGCTGGATCTGGAGCAGGAGGTGAAGGCACTGCAGTGGCTGAAGTGCCTGCTGGATGGAGTCTTCTGTTGTGATTTGTTGCCAGGCCATGAGGGGACAGAGCAAGAGGTACAGGTTCAGGTGGCTGTCTACCAGTCAGGCTGGCCTCAGCGGGCTCTAGAGGTCAAGAGAGCAGCCTGCCAGGCAATACGAGCGGCCCTGAAGTTCTGAACAGACAACATGTGAGGGTGCATCAGGATTACCATGGGTAAGTCTAAGCATGGAGCACATAAGCGGCATGGGTCACAAGAGCTACATAAGGGAGTTGGCTGAAGAGGAGaagagttgggtgcaggaggcatGGGAACAGAACAGAGATGGAAGAATAGAAATATGGCATTCTGGGTCTGGGGAAGTGGCACACAGTTACAATACACAGGAGTTGGAATTGGGGGAAAAAGACATGGGAGCAGAGTATGGGCAGGTGAGGAAGAGTACATGGGAATTGGGGAGTGGACAGTGTTGCTGCACATGGATAAGGCAGGCTCTGCAGGAGATGGAGCATGAATGCTTGTGACATCCTCACTCCTTGCTCCCTTCATCCAAAAGCTGGGTAGGGGGAATGGGAAACACTCATGGCACTTGGAATTGGGCCCAAAATGAAATGGAAGCCAGGCAAAGGTGGTTTTGAATATTTTGAGGGGAAACTTGACATTAATGCTTTAATATTAATGGAGCTCCCCGCCTCagtgtccccccctcacccctcaAAATAAACAAACTATCCTGCCAGTTCGATCACAAAGCATGCAATGGCTTCACTGcattatattttgcatattttaGTCTACTGAGAGGATAAATGTATGTTTATTATTTATAACTAGAGTACTTCAGGATGGCTTCCATATCTAACATCATGTCTTTTGTGGATAAAATGTAACTGCCTGAAATCTGCCATTAACTCCTTTGTTTAGTTGCAAAGCACAATTTATCAGCTGAACATTTCACTTTACCGTCTTCTGTAGCTTGGCTCATATATTTTCACACCTTTCAGAAAAAGCACAGAAAAGACCCAGCAAATTCAGACAGTTCATCCTGTTTTTCGCAGCTTTGAGACTTATGACCCAATTGTGGTTTGCTTGTGGCCGGAGCTTCTCTCTATTCTAAATAGGCTCCTGTTTAGCTCTTTTAAAACAGtgaaaactatatatatatcAATACGTGTGTCTAACGTGAAATGAAATTTCATGGCAATGCACTGAACAGTCCAATGTTTGCTTAACTAGCAGAAAGGCCATGCTATTTGTAtgggtgtaatttgtaaagtcatGTGTGACTGACTGCCGCAAGAAAATATTAAACAGAGAATGAATACAAATCCAAAACATGCACATTGCAGTTTGACAATGTATGCTCATGTGACAACTTTGGCTTATACCACCTAACTCAAACATACCCATCTCCTTCCCATTGGTAAAATTACTTAGGATATTTATCCATGTTTTCATACAATTTTAAACGACACGTTTCATTACTGTTGAAAGCATGTACCCGTTTTCAGTGTGTCAGACAAATGGTTGCACACTTGAGTGCCATATCGATTTGAATATGAAACTTATTACCAAGGTATGTTTCACCAATCTTGGTATACTACTTTACCAATTTACTCATTGCTGAAGTATGTGTTCACTATAGTCTGGCTTTGGACTTTTAAACTCCCTTTATTCATCTGTGAATGTGAGGAAGATAATTTCAGGTTGAAAAGTCAACCTTTAATACACACATCTCCTTAGCTGCTCAGAGGGAGATTCCAGTTACCCTCATCTCACCCCTAAGAGAGGAAATGGAAGGCAGTTCCCCATGTACTGTCTCAACCTAGCAGCAAcacttctctgcctcctgctcccccaAGCTTTCTCGGTCTGGGACCAGCAACACTATTTCCCTgactcctccttccccctgctctggGACTTTTTCTCTGCACTAGGGCCAACTGTGAAGTCAGCCTACAGGCTCTCACTCATAGCTTCCCCATGTGCACAGCcctgaaaaaaatcacaagattggaGGAAAAAGAATGAAGAGTACTTgtagcactttagagactaacacatttatttgggcataagctttcgtgggctaaaacccactttatcaGGTGGAGGAGTTGCTCTTATCATGACAGCTTCTCCTGCATGTGCCAAAATCCTGCAGCACTTGCAATCAATTCATGAGAGTTTAGCAGGGGGAAGCTGCCATCCAATACCTCCATAACTGTGTTTTGCAccccactcactccctgcctTCCTCTGGCTCTCACATCCCCTTGCACCTCTAAAGCCGCCTCTTGCTCCAGCCACGGCCCTGCTCCTCCTCACTTACCCCATTCACAGTGGGTCTGATAAGTCCTTTTGGTCCCTGGGTCCTGTCTAGCCCCTTGAACCATAGAGCCATGGTTAGTTTGCCTGTGGACATAGCTTCCATTCAGTTAAACAGTGGGAGGTGGTAGCCAATTTTATTAAGGGCAGCCTCACTTTCACCTGCACACTGAGTGTAGGGAAATGGTGGCCATCTTGCAGACTTCAGGCCCACTGACAGTGATAGGAAATGGTGGCCATTTTGATTAAGGGGA encodes the following:
- the LOC120372130 gene encoding uncharacterized protein LOC120372130, which produces MEKWREEKGSQKNAEQEGRARVDIMEMNGGTQERCMEQEGGAWEEVMQQAGGTRGQIMELDGRLQEEITESAMGAQRKIMELDGRAWEEVTEQAGGTRGKIMELGGRAQAEVMEQAGGDKGKMMELDGGAQVEVTELDGGAQAEVTEQAREGQEVGMKLVKDLLAVVATSALPQNEKTELEFVTLQFMIGGNVHLVGELLSHHTVEEFQQEVFARFPIPAFRVTSTVACNQATSRRAERGLSLHELGCSGQQDRIYSQLIFFLCRASSLTGWVGLDRLLEMLQQLKHCIYYIPVALVGVIVQEDPELDLEQEVKALQWLKCLLDGVFCCDLLPGHEGTEQEVQVQVAVYQSGWPQRALEVKRAACQAIRAALKF